The following are encoded together in the Flavihumibacter fluvii genome:
- a CDS encoding APC family permease produces the protein MNNPQVTLPTANSDEGLKRVIGVPALTLSIISGVIGAGIFALPAIVGTELGAFSVFTYIFCGILMAAIMLCYAEIGSRITTSGGSYAYVEAAFGEFAGYIINWMYFFGWGIIGSAALMNIIADSLNVLFPVFSSPLIRGGFFLILTVFMILINVFGAKQGVGAVKIITIIKLLPLLGIIIFGFSEVNTANLRMEHLPSFRSFADTTLILFFAFAGFETSLGASGEIKNPKRAVPLSICIAGIVVLIVYMLLQTVTQGVLGGQMYLFKNAPLAAVADKIIGPIGATILLFCAALSCFGNVTLDILCTPRSLFAGAKDGLFPQFLARVHPKYATPYLAVITYGLLIFIFSISGGFQQLAVMASAIILIIYLAVILATVKLRKKKMEGDENLFKAPGGWATPLIGIGAILWILTGLGRWEIMSTLIFIAAICVIYFLTRWVKQKNAFAGILK, from the coding sequence TTGAACAATCCCCAGGTAACCTTACCAACTGCGAACTCAGATGAGGGCTTGAAACGCGTTATTGGCGTGCCGGCACTTACCCTCTCAATCATAAGCGGCGTAATTGGTGCAGGAATTTTCGCACTTCCTGCAATTGTAGGGACAGAACTGGGCGCCTTTAGTGTATTTACCTATATATTTTGCGGTATACTCATGGCTGCTATTATGCTCTGCTATGCAGAAATTGGAAGTCGTATTACCACCAGCGGTGGTTCTTATGCGTATGTAGAGGCAGCATTTGGTGAATTTGCTGGCTACATCATTAACTGGATGTATTTTTTTGGATGGGGCATTATCGGCAGCGCCGCATTAATGAATATTATAGCAGACTCTCTGAATGTTTTATTTCCTGTCTTTTCAAGTCCTCTGATACGTGGTGGATTTTTCCTTATCCTGACAGTGTTTATGATATTGATAAATGTATTCGGGGCTAAGCAAGGTGTAGGTGCTGTAAAAATTATTACAATTATAAAATTACTGCCCTTACTGGGTATCATTATTTTCGGCTTCAGTGAAGTAAACACAGCTAACCTGCGTATGGAGCATTTACCTTCATTTAGAAGTTTTGCTGATACAACGCTCATTTTGTTTTTTGCTTTTGCAGGATTTGAAACATCGCTTGGCGCAAGTGGGGAAATAAAAAATCCAAAGCGAGCTGTACCGCTTAGTATTTGCATAGCAGGAATAGTCGTGTTGATTGTTTATATGCTTTTACAAACTGTTACACAAGGTGTGCTGGGAGGACAAATGTATTTATTTAAAAATGCTCCTTTAGCAGCAGTTGCAGATAAGATTATCGGGCCGATTGGTGCAACTATTTTATTGTTTTGTGCAGCCCTTTCCTGTTTTGGAAATGTTACACTTGATATTTTATGCACGCCGCGGTCTTTATTTGCAGGTGCAAAAGATGGATTATTTCCCCAATTCCTGGCGAGGGTTCATCCTAAATATGCCACACCATACCTTGCTGTAATAACTTATGGTTTACTCATATTTATTTTTTCTATTTCAGGAGGATTTCAGCAATTAGCCGTTATGGCAAGTGCTATTATATTGATTATTTATCTCGCGGTTATTTTAGCTACTGTTAAATTACGCAAGAAGAAAATGGAGGGTGATGAAAACCTTTTTAAAGCTCCCGGTGGATGGGCTACTCCTTTAATTGGTATCGGGGCTATTCTTTGGATACTTACTGGATTGGGTAGGTGGGAAATTATGTCTACGCTTATTTTCATAGCGGCAATATGTGTTATTTATTTTCTAACGAGGTGGGTAAAGCAAAAAAATGCATTTGCCGGTATTTTGAAGTAA
- a CDS encoding VanZ family protein, whose translation MNLQKKGRSNRGDNNVTNKVTNVLFIIYLITLFWILLFKLGVRFSYMGNRSVNLIPFRELLLPNGKMDVSEIILNIVIFVPLGIYAGVLFKRWSWSAKLFFFFFISLMFEVLQFIIRVGAFDSTDIVTNTLGGIIGLLIFAAIDKVFNNSSKAQKFINIVAAIGTVLMISLLVLLKMNMLPVRYQ comes from the coding sequence ATGAATTTGCAAAAAAAAGGGCGGAGCAATAGGGGTGATAATAATGTAACAAATAAGGTAACTAATGTTTTATTTATCATTTATTTGATCACATTATTTTGGATTTTACTATTTAAATTAGGTGTCCGGTTTTCTTATATGGGAAATAGGAGTGTGAACCTGATTCCGTTTAGGGAACTTTTACTTCCAAATGGTAAAATGGATGTAAGTGAAATTATTTTGAATATAGTGATTTTTGTACCGCTTGGTATTTATGCAGGAGTATTATTTAAAAGATGGTCATGGAGTGCTAAGCTTTTCTTCTTTTTCTTCATTAGTTTAATGTTTGAAGTACTTCAATTTATTATTAGAGTGGGGGCTTTTGACAGTACAGATATAGTTACCAATACTTTAGGCGGAATAATCGGATTATTGATATTTGCAGCAATTGACAAAGTATTCAATAATAGTAGTAAGGCACAAAAATTTATAAACATAGTGGCAGCAATAGGAACAGTATTGATGATTTCATTGTTAGTATTACTTAAAATGAATATGCTGCCAGTAAGATACCAGTAA
- a CDS encoding amidohydrolase, whose product MTKVFFHYFITVCCLSLIGRENLSGQSADLILTNGKIFTSDTSKLFVQAIAIKGNKILATGSDATIEKLASSKTKQIDLKGKTVVPGFNDQHDHAAFQQSPAPLRYETTDDRDLNWDGLPKAAVLDSIARLLQKAKPGEWIAGMIGNRIFHDTSLRHSLDSMAPNNPVALQVWWGHGIVVNQKCLEAAGLGDDLKDPVGGWYVRNGEGKIVSAHENAQIAFWHAIAKAYPGAVKKMMEDFGKEQLKGGITSTLFFGSSFSYTTITAILKEASIPQRLRIVAWLNATHEGRQLSEWPLTEVHPTSMSTISGVKYMINHFGPLNFTVDTLKRILKEALITKRQLMMHISGDSAFGVLLKLIKESGTAEQWRPLRVRVEHNMIGYPDSEQRKLLRDYGILIMHTPKYNMGSPIRSLLRDDILVGVAPDGTINPFWDIMVITTQQTKPEENITREQAVITYTKTNAFAEFREKEKGTLTKGMLADLVVLSQDIFSIPADRLPATESVLTMIDGKIVYERTW is encoded by the coding sequence ATGACTAAGGTTTTCTTCCACTATTTTATTACAGTTTGTTGTTTATCACTTATCGGCCGGGAAAATCTAAGTGGACAGTCTGCCGATCTCATTTTAACCAATGGGAAAATCTTTACCTCCGACACCAGCAAATTATTTGTTCAGGCAATTGCTATTAAAGGCAATAAAATTTTAGCAACAGGAAGCGATGCCACTATAGAAAAGTTAGCATCTTCAAAAACAAAGCAAATTGATTTGAAAGGAAAAACAGTCGTGCCAGGTTTTAACGACCAGCATGATCATGCAGCTTTTCAACAAAGTCCCGCTCCTTTGAGATATGAAACAACTGATGATCGTGATTTAAACTGGGACGGGCTGCCTAAAGCCGCTGTGCTTGACTCCATTGCGAGACTTTTACAAAAAGCAAAACCCGGTGAGTGGATAGCAGGAATGATAGGAAATAGGATTTTTCATGACACCAGCTTACGGCATTCCTTAGACAGTATGGCACCCAATAATCCGGTTGCCTTGCAGGTTTGGTGGGGCCACGGTATTGTTGTAAATCAAAAATGTTTGGAAGCGGCTGGACTGGGTGATGATCTGAAAGACCCGGTAGGAGGCTGGTATGTACGAAATGGCGAAGGGAAAATTGTATCAGCTCACGAGAATGCGCAAATAGCATTCTGGCATGCCATTGCCAAAGCATATCCAGGCGCTGTAAAAAAAATGATGGAAGATTTTGGAAAAGAGCAACTGAAAGGCGGCATCACATCAACTTTGTTTTTCGGTTCTTCCTTTTCCTATACAACGATTACGGCTATTTTGAAAGAGGCATCTATTCCACAGCGGCTTAGGATTGTAGCCTGGCTAAATGCAACACACGAAGGAAGGCAACTATCTGAATGGCCACTAACTGAAGTACATCCCACATCCATGAGTACCATATCTGGTGTAAAGTATATGATTAATCACTTTGGTCCCCTGAACTTTACGGTGGATACTCTGAAAAGAATACTTAAGGAAGCTCTTATAACAAAGCGGCAGCTAATGATGCACATCTCCGGCGACAGTGCCTTTGGTGTTCTGCTTAAACTGATTAAAGAATCCGGAACTGCTGAACAATGGCGTCCTTTGAGAGTTAGGGTAGAACACAATATGATAGGCTATCCGGATAGTGAACAGCGCAAGCTATTGAGGGATTATGGTATTCTCATAATGCATACGCCTAAATACAACATGGGAAGCCCGATACGTTCCCTTCTGCGGGATGATATACTGGTTGGGGTTGCTCCTGACGGCACCATTAATCCTTTTTGGGACATCATGGTTATTACTACGCAACAAACTAAACCTGAAGAGAATATTACGAGGGAACAAGCTGTTATTACTTATACCAAAACAAATGCATTTGCTGAATTCAGGGAAAAGGAGAAAGGAACACTAACAAAAGGGATGCTGGCAGACCTTGTAGTTTTATCTCAGGATATTTTTTCCATTCCGGCTGACCGGTTGCCCGCTACAGAAAGTGTATTAACTATGATAGACGGAAAGATCGTGTATGAACGAACCTGGTGA
- a CDS encoding DUF6064 family protein, whose amino-acid sequence MKVPFTIEQFLQVFKDYNLSIWPGQIIFYLLGIIILFFTIKKTSYSNLVINIILSFLWLWMGIIYHLIFFTAINKGAYLFGFIYIIHSMLTLYYGAFKSTLTYHFTYSFYSFTGGLLICYALIFYPIIGFFVGHSYPAAPTFGLPCPTTIFTLGLYLLTETKMPKFMLIIPTLWSFIGYSAAFQFGILEDIGLLISGIIVTSLILFRDRKGLLFKSTNA is encoded by the coding sequence ATGAAAGTTCCTTTTACCATTGAACAGTTCTTGCAAGTATTTAAAGACTATAATCTTTCTATTTGGCCAGGACAAATTATATTTTATCTACTAGGTATTATTATATTATTTTTCACCATTAAAAAGACATCATATTCTAATCTTGTCATCAACATAATATTGTCATTTCTATGGTTATGGATGGGTATCATTTATCATCTTATTTTCTTTACAGCAATAAATAAAGGTGCTTACTTGTTTGGTTTTATTTACATTATCCATAGTATGCTGACATTATATTACGGGGCATTCAAATCTACTCTGACATACCATTTCACTTATAGCTTTTACAGCTTTACGGGAGGCTTATTAATATGCTATGCGTTGATATTTTATCCTATTATTGGTTTTTTTGTGGGGCACAGTTATCCAGCCGCACCTACTTTTGGGCTTCCTTGCCCGACAACCATTTTCACACTTGGTTTATATCTTTTGACAGAAACAAAAATGCCAAAATTTATGTTGATTATTCCCACACTTTGGTCATTTATTGGGTATTCAGCTGCCTTTCAATTTGGAATTTTAGAAGACATCGGACTATTGATTTCAGGGATTATTGTGACATCATTAATACTATTCAGAGATAGAAAAGGGTTATTGTTCAAAAGCACGAACGCATAG
- a CDS encoding amidohydrolase family protein: protein MKKIGLFIIFLNAVADPVFSQVKFSDETRKYIEYNDSVTVFVHALLIDGKGNTPKPNQAIIISKGKIDWIGDDAKAVIPKGASTIDLKGKAIMPGLVMLHEHMYISAHDIGTRYLHLKQLPYTFPRLYLAAGATTIRTCGSVEPYSDIRIKKDIDLGLLPGPSIELTAPYIEGPSSRFPQMKENKTPEEAAAFVNYWADQGFTSFKAYMGVDQPILKAAIDAAHKRKLKITGHLDKVTYQEAAALGMDNLEHGFIASTDFVVGKKENEAPATGAAIKSLANLDIQSDSVQQFIQFLVNRKVGITSSLAVFEGATTTQPRPDADAINAMAADAKDFYLQRFVSVKSATAPTDMDKAFGKAAKMEKMFYDRGGLLTVGTDPTGIGGTIAGYGNWRAIELLVEADGFTPLEAIKIATLNGAIALDAEKSTGTIETGKAADLLIIDGDPSKNIKDIRKVQVVFKNGVGYNSARLFASVKGKVGFN, encoded by the coding sequence ATGAAAAAAATCGGCCTTTTTATTATTTTCCTGAACGCAGTGGCTGACCCTGTCTTTTCACAAGTTAAATTCAGCGATGAAACAAGGAAGTATATTGAATACAACGATTCTGTCACGGTATTTGTACATGCTTTACTGATCGATGGTAAAGGCAATACCCCGAAACCCAACCAGGCCATCATCATCAGCAAAGGTAAGATTGATTGGATAGGGGATGATGCGAAAGCGGTCATTCCAAAAGGTGCGAGCACGATTGACCTAAAAGGCAAAGCAATCATGCCGGGACTGGTGATGCTGCATGAGCATATGTATATCTCGGCGCATGATATAGGCACACGTTATCTTCACCTGAAACAATTACCCTACACGTTCCCGCGGCTTTACCTCGCAGCCGGTGCCACCACCATCCGCACCTGTGGCAGCGTGGAGCCTTATTCTGACATCAGGATTAAAAAGGATATAGACCTGGGGCTATTACCCGGACCATCAATTGAACTTACCGCGCCATATATAGAAGGCCCTTCATCCCGTTTCCCACAAATGAAGGAGAACAAAACACCGGAGGAAGCTGCCGCATTTGTCAACTACTGGGCCGACCAGGGATTTACCTCATTTAAGGCCTATATGGGTGTTGACCAGCCCATATTGAAAGCCGCCATAGATGCCGCACATAAAAGAAAATTGAAAATCACCGGGCATTTAGATAAGGTTACCTACCAGGAAGCTGCGGCATTGGGTATGGACAACCTGGAACATGGATTTATAGCAAGTACTGACTTTGTAGTGGGTAAAAAGGAAAATGAAGCGCCTGCCACAGGAGCTGCCATTAAATCACTGGCCAACCTCGATATCCAAAGCGATAGTGTACAGCAATTCATCCAGTTTCTGGTGAATAGAAAAGTGGGTATTACTTCTTCATTGGCCGTGTTTGAAGGCGCCACCACCACGCAACCAAGGCCTGATGCAGACGCTATTAATGCCATGGCTGCTGATGCAAAGGATTTTTATTTGCAGCGATTTGTATCAGTTAAATCCGCTACAGCCCCTACGGATATGGACAAGGCTTTTGGAAAAGCCGCTAAGATGGAAAAAATGTTTTATGATAGGGGTGGCTTACTTACCGTAGGTACAGACCCAACAGGAATCGGTGGAACCATAGCGGGTTATGGTAATTGGCGGGCAATAGAGTTATTGGTGGAGGCAGATGGTTTTACTCCTTTGGAAGCCATTAAAATAGCCACCCTGAATGGTGCAATAGCTTTGGATGCTGAGAAGTCTACCGGAACCATTGAAACCGGCAAGGCAGCTGACCTGTTGATCATAGATGGTGATCCGTCAAAAAATATCAAAGACATCAGAAAGGTGCAGGTTGTATTTAAAAATGGCGTGGGCTATAATTCTGCCCGGTTATTTGCATCTGTAAAAGGGAAAGTGGGCTTTAATTAA
- a CDS encoding type 1 glutamine amidotransferase domain-containing protein, producing the protein MENPEERLSYVHPHGAPSKGKILMVASSPSVSKQTGWPIGFWAAELTHPMRVFQEAGYEIELVSTEGGKLEMDGYSNPTDASGYSAHDIISLGYMQKPEFNKLLDNTKKLTAVKHTDYAAIFLVGGQGPMYTFKGNNDLQKLFVSFYEAGKPAAAVCHSTTLLLEAKASDGELLVKGKIWTGFANAEEEIADQAVGQKIQPYRIEDEARKIQATTFKVAFPFASYAIRDGNLVTGQQQNSGSAAAELVVELLAANFKL; encoded by the coding sequence ATGGAAAATCCAGAAGAAAGACTGAGTTACGTCCACCCGCATGGGGCACCCTCAAAAGGTAAAATTTTAATGGTAGCAAGTTCGCCATCGGTTTCAAAACAAACAGGCTGGCCAATCGGATTTTGGGCTGCTGAATTAACGCATCCGATGCGCGTGTTTCAAGAGGCCGGCTATGAAATTGAATTGGTTTCAACTGAAGGCGGAAAATTGGAAATGGATGGGTATTCCAATCCTACAGATGCAAGCGGATATTCAGCTCACGACATTATTTCATTGGGATATATGCAAAAGCCTGAGTTCAACAAATTATTGGATAACACGAAGAAGCTGACAGCAGTGAAACATACCGATTATGCAGCAATCTTCTTAGTTGGCGGACAGGGCCCGATGTATACATTCAAAGGCAACAACGACCTGCAAAAACTCTTTGTGTCATTTTATGAAGCTGGTAAGCCAGCGGCAGCAGTCTGCCACTCAACCACATTATTGTTAGAAGCGAAAGCATCTGACGGTGAATTATTGGTAAAGGGAAAAATATGGACTGGATTTGCCAATGCAGAAGAAGAAATTGCAGACCAGGCAGTAGGGCAAAAAATACAACCATATAGAATTGAAGATGAAGCCAGGAAAATACAAGCCACAACATTCAAAGTAGCTTTTCCTTTTGCTTCTTATGCTATCCGGGACGGCAATTTGGTAACCGGGCAACAGCAAAATTCAGGTTCTGCAGCTGCTGAACTGGTGGTAGAATTACTAGCAGCGAATTTTAAATTATGA
- a CDS encoding threonine aldolase family protein produces MQRRRFIEMGGLLAATAAQLNSFAGIPQNKKSGDNERKIDFIYDGTELAPKEYAGLLMKLVDEGKIKIDNYSKGGIVEELENKFATLLGKESAVFMPTGTLANHIAVRNLAGNNRRIIVQEQSHFYNDSGDCAETLSGLNLITTGYNAVDFSVTDVINIANQTKTGRVETRIGVIAIETPVRRKQDRIFTYEKIKPVCDYAKSNGIKTHLDGARLFVQAAHTDIAPGKYGELFDTVYTSMYKCFNAPCGAILAGTKQFTESLFHERRMFGGGLPASWPFAAIALYYADTFMSDYKAAWLNAQKFFSILEKEERFTISELENGTHVVRLEVKGKDINRFRDSLAKKNVELHEPVKNGFFLKINPTINRIQPEALAELFLDSLDGKG; encoded by the coding sequence ATGCAAAGACGAAGATTTATTGAAATGGGTGGTTTGCTCGCTGCTACAGCCGCCCAACTTAATTCTTTTGCAGGCATTCCACAAAACAAAAAATCAGGCGACAACGAAAGGAAAATAGATTTTATTTATGATGGAACGGAATTGGCTCCTAAAGAATATGCCGGCCTCCTAATGAAACTTGTTGATGAAGGAAAGATTAAGATAGATAATTATTCAAAAGGAGGAATTGTTGAAGAGTTAGAGAATAAATTTGCTACTCTTTTGGGTAAAGAATCTGCAGTATTCATGCCTACAGGAACTTTGGCAAACCATATTGCCGTTCGCAATCTTGCAGGAAATAATCGTAGAATCATAGTTCAGGAACAAAGCCATTTTTATAATGATAGCGGCGATTGTGCAGAAACACTTAGCGGACTAAATCTTATTACTACAGGATACAATGCGGTTGATTTTTCTGTAACCGATGTGATAAATATTGCAAACCAAACAAAAACGGGCAGAGTTGAAACAAGGATAGGTGTCATTGCTATTGAAACGCCAGTCAGGAGAAAACAAGACCGTATTTTTACCTACGAGAAAATCAAGCCGGTATGTGACTACGCTAAAAGCAACGGAATAAAAACTCATTTGGATGGTGCAAGGTTATTTGTACAAGCAGCTCATACGGACATAGCGCCGGGTAAATACGGAGAGCTGTTCGACACTGTGTATACCTCCATGTATAAATGTTTTAATGCCCCCTGTGGGGCAATACTGGCGGGTACAAAGCAATTCACGGAATCCCTGTTTCATGAAAGAAGGATGTTCGGAGGTGGATTACCTGCATCATGGCCATTTGCAGCCATAGCATTATATTATGCAGATACCTTTATGTCCGATTATAAAGCGGCATGGCTAAATGCTCAAAAGTTTTTTTCAATACTTGAAAAAGAAGAAAGATTTACCATTTCTGAATTGGAGAATGGCACCCATGTTGTCAGGCTTGAGGTAAAAGGAAAGGACATCAATCGTTTTCGGGATTCGCTTGCTAAAAAAAATGTGGAGTTACATGAACCGGTTAAAAACGGATTCTTTCTAAAAATCAATCCAACTATCAACCGGATTCAGCCTGAAGCCTTAGCTGAATTGTTTTTAGATTCGCTGGATGGAAAAGGCTAG
- a CDS encoding DUF2200 domain-containing protein — protein sequence MNETKQHNERVAKLTFASVYPLYLAKVEKKGRTKEELHQVIEWLTGFDSNQLQDLINQKVNFETFFQQATLHPNAHLITGVICGYRIENISNALTQKVRYLDKLVDELAKGRKMEKILRST from the coding sequence ATGAACGAAACTAAACAGCACAATGAACGTGTTGCAAAATTGACCTTTGCTTCAGTTTATCCTTTGTACCTCGCAAAAGTGGAGAAGAAAGGCAGGACAAAAGAAGAATTGCACCAGGTAATTGAATGGCTAACCGGCTTCGACAGCAATCAACTGCAGGACCTAATTAATCAAAAAGTAAATTTTGAAACTTTCTTCCAGCAGGCAACATTACATCCAAATGCACACCTCATTACAGGTGTAATCTGTGGGTATCGTATTGAGAATATTAGCAATGCCTTAACTCAGAAAGTCCGGTACTTAGACAAGTTGGTGGATGAGTTGGCGAAAGGCAGAAAGATGGAGAAGATTTTACGGAGTACCTAG
- a CDS encoding winged helix-turn-helix transcriptional regulator — translation MPEFLYNNKLYYNPVEFAMDRIGGTWKMPILWRLKDKVMRYGELKKDMPRITHKMLTSQLRELEEEGFISREVFPVVPPKVEYTITKRGQKAIVIVDTIRNYGLELMKEFGVEPAKITKHKKEK, via the coding sequence ATGCCAGAATTCTTATACAACAACAAACTCTATTATAATCCCGTCGAATTTGCGATGGATAGAATAGGCGGAACTTGGAAAATGCCCATACTTTGGCGATTAAAAGATAAAGTGATGCGATATGGTGAGCTGAAAAAGGACATGCCGCGCATTACGCACAAAATGCTCACCAGTCAATTGAGAGAACTCGAAGAAGAAGGCTTCATCAGTCGTGAAGTTTTTCCTGTTGTTCCGCCCAAAGTTGAATACACCATTACCAAAAGAGGCCAGAAAGCAATTGTAATTGTTGATACAATTCGCAATTACGGATTAGAATTGATGAAAGAATTCGGCGTTGAGCCCGCTAAAATTACAAAACACAAAAAAGAGAAATAG
- a CDS encoding Crp/Fnr family transcriptional regulator, protein MYSQLIHRIKQYIQLSDSDITVIETLFDKKTLVKGEFFLQEGKICRELGFINKGLVCYYVTVNGTEVVHNFAKEHEFICNYDSFINKTVSHKNVIALEHTEMLCISFQKLQQLYKTISSGERFGRLHMEDVYTDAINHIISFYSSSPQQRYREFVQNRKELLLRVPQYYIASYLGIKPQSLSRIRKRMLKA, encoded by the coding sequence ATGTACAGTCAGCTAATACATCGCATAAAACAATACATACAACTTTCGGATAGCGATATAACTGTGATAGAGACTTTATTTGATAAAAAGACATTAGTAAAGGGCGAGTTTTTTTTGCAGGAAGGGAAAATTTGCAGGGAACTCGGCTTCATTAACAAGGGACTCGTATGCTATTATGTAACGGTTAATGGAACCGAAGTGGTGCATAACTTTGCAAAAGAGCATGAATTCATTTGTAATTACGACAGTTTTATCAATAAAACTGTATCACATAAGAATGTTATTGCACTGGAGCATACCGAAATGCTTTGCATATCCTTCCAAAAGCTCCAGCAACTCTATAAAACCATCTCAAGTGGAGAAAGATTTGGCAGGTTACATATGGAGGACGTTTATACAGATGCTATAAATCATATTATCTCATTTTATTCAAGCTCGCCGCAGCAACGATATAGGGAATTTGTTCAAAATCGTAAAGAGCTGTTGCTACGTGTACCTCAATATTACATAGCTTCTTACCTGGGAATCAAACCACAATCATTAAGCCGCATTAGGAAAAGAATGCTGAAAGCCTGA
- a CDS encoding DUF389 domain-containing protein: MLISPLMGPIMGIGLGMGINDLSVIDCCFHHFNYAL; this comes from the coding sequence ATGCTCATTTCGCCATTGATGGGTCCAATAATGGGTATTGGTTTGGGTATGGGAATTAATGATTTATCTGTAATAGACTGTTGTTTTCACCACTTCAATTATGCGTTATAA
- a CDS encoding ester cyclase produces MNTDFLEENQKLIETYFYRVWNNGELDLLDTIMDENYLNHSPGGSVTPPPGPEGLKPIVAAMRKGFPDLHYSIEDLVITKDRIVARVVMTGTLLGELWGMQPNGRRIEVNQINIEYIADGKITAHWRLTDELKMMQQLQNA; encoded by the coding sequence ATGAACACGGACTTTCTTGAGGAGAACCAAAAACTTATCGAAACGTATTTTTACCGGGTATGGAATAACGGTGAACTTGATCTGCTGGATACGATCATGGATGAAAATTACCTTAATCATTCTCCCGGTGGATCAGTTACACCGCCACCCGGTCCGGAAGGACTTAAACCTATTGTGGCTGCCATGCGTAAAGGTTTTCCTGACCTGCATTATTCCATTGAGGACCTGGTTATAACGAAGGATAGGATAGTAGCCCGGGTCGTAATGACTGGAACCCTGCTTGGCGAATTATGGGGCATGCAACCCAATGGCCGCAGGATTGAAGTAAACCAAATTAATATTGAGTATATAGCAGATGGCAAGATAACAGCGCACTGGCGATTGACAGATGAATTGAAAATGATGCAGCAGCTGCAAAATGCATAA